In one Alnus glutinosa chromosome 12, dhAlnGlut1.1, whole genome shotgun sequence genomic region, the following are encoded:
- the LOC133851398 gene encoding psbP domain-containing protein 1, chloroplastic isoform X1: protein MATIVDSFAPPPPTHPTAGSTRFTTPFPPRHFTRCLINRSSDSTRCRSISCQAQATKAFAVPRRNAVALILSSYFFSGVSLPDAAFAEPSVGLREYIDTFDGYSFKYPQNWIQVRGAGADIFFRDPYILDENISVEMSSPSSSKYKSVEDLGPPQEAGQKVLKQYLTEFMSTRLGVRRESNILSTSSNVADDGRTYYQVEVNIKSYASNNELAVMPQERVVRLEWDRRYLSVLGVENNRLYELRLQTPENVFLEEENDLRQVMDSFRVDKVLG from the exons ATGGCGACCATCGTGGACTCCTTCGCTCCTCCTCCTCCGACTCACCCAACCGCCGGTTCAACTCGCTTTACGACCCCATTTCCTCCCCGCCACTTCACGCGCTGCCTCATCAACCGTTCCTCCGACTCCACCCGCTGCCGCTCAATCTCTTGCCAAGCCCAGGCG ACTAAAGCTTTTGCAGTTCCCAGGAGGAATGCGGTGGCCTTAATCTTGTCAAGTTATTTCTTCTCAGGAGTTAGTTTGCCTGATGCTGCATTTGCTGAACCATCCGTTGGGCTCAGAGAATACATAGATACTTTTGACGGCTATTCATTTAAGTACCCTCAGAACTGGATTCAAGTCCGAGGTGCTGGGGCTGACATATTCTTCAGGGACCCTTATATTCTTGATGAAAATATCTCTGTGGAGATGTCCTCTCCCTCATCCTCCAAGTACAAGAGTGTTGAAGACTTGGGTCCGCCTCAAGAAGCCGGACAGAAAGTACTTAAGCAGTATTTGACAGAGTTCATGTCTACGAGACTTGGTGTCAGGCGTGAATCGAATATTCTTTCCACATCTTCGAATGTTGCTGATGATGGGAGGACATACTATCAAGTCGAG GTAAACATAAAGTCATATGCAAGCAACAATGAGCTGGCTGTTATGCCACAAGAACGTGTGGTTCGTTTGGAATGGGACCGGCGCTACCTTTCAGTTCTTGGAGTCGAAAACAATCGGCTGTACGAGCTGAGGCTGCAAACACCTGAAAATGTATTCTTGGAAGAGGAAAATGATCTTCGCCAAGTCATGGATTCCTTCAGAGTAGACAAGGTGCTTGGTTGA